A stretch of Solenopsis invicta isolate M01_SB chromosome 9, UNIL_Sinv_3.0, whole genome shotgun sequence DNA encodes these proteins:
- the LOC105194031 gene encoding uncharacterized protein LOC105194031 isoform X1: MSQPPASVPVHCYTNPSFCRQSEYIPDDHVNDLPPPPQQFQGSDDLPPPPPPLQLQCHAAGQSNPAFQAPPETTLDVRESRDRYCYLESNRAPTHRRYASLPVEEARVTYSQSSRYEYIEDEAERSQLTRRNSSRYEFIPHQQVQQCSAPATNQDDRGGLQTRTCRSNAGRYALIPGDQDYQEDRPQWSNAKSTPRHINTPQGRYIRVPMQEEIPPALPERNMQEFSVSPKNNLATQKLHEILSTPRKPRSKSEERTLSPKRQQSFNQTSTPQRRALTPGGSPNGRTFSPTRTTPQGTPQRAFSPTGPQTSTPNKESSARRCLPLLENSSRQQDLCPASNCGRLRYVGTAPVDLINMNHEPPPRYAYTESTLESMPMMSGSPKYQVVPAEQKNYQSVESAFMARTAVVPPLSPPNSDANTTMASGMEKSDRKSAPILLILVGLLTCGLALYLSWSQGRRYYFDSAVGCGACCALAGACRSLRRTWTGLGLAGLSALSCAGLLLLAAKSPKDGTPLHDVTAGALCGVSVLGAGLALLALLKPKCNLGRHRRVHSWIPRFSP; encoded by the exons ATGTCTCAGCCACCTGCATCGGTACCAGTGCATTGCTACACGAATCCATCGTTCTGTCGTCAATCAGAGTACATCCCGGACGATCATGTTAACGacctgccgccgccgccgcagcagTTTCAAGGAAGCGACGATTTAccgccgcctccgccgccgTTGCAATTGCAATGTCACGCCGCGGGTCAGAGCAATCCGGCCTTCCAAGCCCCACCAGAGACGACGTTGGACGTCCGCGAGTCGCGAGACCGGTATTGTTATCTGGAGAGTAACAGGGCCCCCACGCACCGGAGATACGCCAGTCTTCCGGTGGAGGAAGCTCGCGTGACTTACAGCCAGTCCTCGCGATACGAATACATAGAGGACGAGGCGGAGAGGAGCCAGTTGACGCGCAGGAACTCGTCGAGGTACGAGTTCATTCCACACCAGCAGGTGCAACAGTGTTCCGCGCCGGCGACCAACCAAGACGATCGAGGAGGGCTGCAGACACGAACGTGTCGCAGCAATGCCGGTAGATATGCTCTTATACCGGGTGATCAAGATTACCAAGAAGACCGACCGCAGTGGAGTAATGCGAAATCGACGCCACGGCATATCAATACTCCGCAAG GTCGTTACATCAGAGTGCCTATGCAAGAAGAAATTCCACCGGCACTTCCCGAGAGAAATATGCAAGAGTTCTCGGTGTCGCCGAAGAATAACTTAGCTACGCAGAAATTACACGAAATATTGTCAACGCCTAGAAAACCAAGATCTAAATCCGAAGAGAGGACACTATCGCCAAAGAGACAACAATCATTCAATCAAACCAGCACACCGCAACGAAGGGCACTAACTCCTGGCGGATCGCCAAATG GTCGCACCTTCAGTCCGACGCGCACAACTCCTCAAGGCACACCTCAACGAGCCTTCTCGCCGACGGGCCCTCAGACTTCGACGCCTAACAAGGAATCATCAGCTCGCAGATGTCTTCCTCTGCTAGAAAATTCGTCTCGGCAGCAGGACCTTTGTCCAGCCAGCAACTGTGGCCGGCTTCGTTACGTTGGTACAGCTCCAGTCGATTTAATAAACATGAATCATGAACCACCACCTCGCTACGCTTACACGGAAAGCACTCTCGAGTCAATGCCGATGATGTCCGGCTCGCCCAAGTATCAGGTGGTGCCCGCTGAACAGAAGAACTACCAAAGCGTAGAAAGCGCGTTTATGGCTCGAACTGCCGTC GTACCACCATTGTCTCCACCGAATAGCGACGCGAATACGACTATGGCGAGCGGCATGGAAAAGAGTGACAGAAAGAGTGCACCGATACTTTTGATATTAGTCGGTCTCCTTACGTGCGGTCTTGCTCTATATCTATCCTGGTCCCAAGGAAGAAG atactactTCGACAGTGCAGTCGGTTgcggtgcctgctgcgctctaGCAGGTGCATGCAGAAGTCTGCGAAGGACCTGGACAGGACTCGGCTTAGCTGGACTGTCAGCATTGAGCTGTGCTGGTCTTTTGCTGCTTGCAGCTAAGTCCCCGAAGGATGGCACACCTCTTCATGATGTCACGGCTGGCGCCCTGTGCGGCGTATCGGTTTTAGGCGCTGGTTTAGCCTTGTTAGCTCTTTTAAAGCCAAAATGCAATCTCGGACGTCATAGACGAGTGCATTCTTGGATACCACGGTTCTCCCCTTAG
- the LOC105194031 gene encoding uncharacterized protein LOC105194031 isoform X2, with product MSQPPASVPVHCYTNPSFCRQSEYIPDDHVNDLPPPPQQFQGSDDLPPPPPPLQLQCHAAGQSNPAFQAPPETTLDVRESRDRYCYLESNRAPTHRRYASLPVEEARVTYSQSSRYEYIEDEAERSQLTRRNSSRYEFIPHQQVQQCSAPATNQDDRGGLQTRTCRSNAGRYALIPGDQDYQEDRPQWSNAKSTPRHINTPQGRYIRVPMQEEIPPALPERNMQEFSVSPKNNLATQKLHEILSTPRKPRSKSEERTLSPKRQQSFNQTSTPQRRALTPGGSPNGRTFSPTRTTPQGTPQRAFSPTGPQTSTPNKESSARRCLPLLENSSRQQDLCPASNCGRLRYVGTAPVDLINMNHEPPPRYAYTESTLESMPMMSGSPKYQVVPAEQKNYQSVESAFMARTAVVPPLSPPNSDANTTMASGMEKSDRKSAPILLILVGLLTCGLALYLSWSQGRRYNFMTYTTSTVQSVAVPAAL from the exons ATGTCTCAGCCACCTGCATCGGTACCAGTGCATTGCTACACGAATCCATCGTTCTGTCGTCAATCAGAGTACATCCCGGACGATCATGTTAACGacctgccgccgccgccgcagcagTTTCAAGGAAGCGACGATTTAccgccgcctccgccgccgTTGCAATTGCAATGTCACGCCGCGGGTCAGAGCAATCCGGCCTTCCAAGCCCCACCAGAGACGACGTTGGACGTCCGCGAGTCGCGAGACCGGTATTGTTATCTGGAGAGTAACAGGGCCCCCACGCACCGGAGATACGCCAGTCTTCCGGTGGAGGAAGCTCGCGTGACTTACAGCCAGTCCTCGCGATACGAATACATAGAGGACGAGGCGGAGAGGAGCCAGTTGACGCGCAGGAACTCGTCGAGGTACGAGTTCATTCCACACCAGCAGGTGCAACAGTGTTCCGCGCCGGCGACCAACCAAGACGATCGAGGAGGGCTGCAGACACGAACGTGTCGCAGCAATGCCGGTAGATATGCTCTTATACCGGGTGATCAAGATTACCAAGAAGACCGACCGCAGTGGAGTAATGCGAAATCGACGCCACGGCATATCAATACTCCGCAAG GTCGTTACATCAGAGTGCCTATGCAAGAAGAAATTCCACCGGCACTTCCCGAGAGAAATATGCAAGAGTTCTCGGTGTCGCCGAAGAATAACTTAGCTACGCAGAAATTACACGAAATATTGTCAACGCCTAGAAAACCAAGATCTAAATCCGAAGAGAGGACACTATCGCCAAAGAGACAACAATCATTCAATCAAACCAGCACACCGCAACGAAGGGCACTAACTCCTGGCGGATCGCCAAATG GTCGCACCTTCAGTCCGACGCGCACAACTCCTCAAGGCACACCTCAACGAGCCTTCTCGCCGACGGGCCCTCAGACTTCGACGCCTAACAAGGAATCATCAGCTCGCAGATGTCTTCCTCTGCTAGAAAATTCGTCTCGGCAGCAGGACCTTTGTCCAGCCAGCAACTGTGGCCGGCTTCGTTACGTTGGTACAGCTCCAGTCGATTTAATAAACATGAATCATGAACCACCACCTCGCTACGCTTACACGGAAAGCACTCTCGAGTCAATGCCGATGATGTCCGGCTCGCCCAAGTATCAGGTGGTGCCCGCTGAACAGAAGAACTACCAAAGCGTAGAAAGCGCGTTTATGGCTCGAACTGCCGTC GTACCACCATTGTCTCCACCGAATAGCGACGCGAATACGACTATGGCGAGCGGCATGGAAAAGAGTGACAGAAAGAGTGCACCGATACTTTTGATATTAGTCGGTCTCCTTACGTGCGGTCTTGCTCTATATCTATCCTGGTCCCAAGGAAGAAGGTACAATTTTATGACAT atactactTCGACAGTGCAGTCGGTTgcggtgcctgctgcgctctaG
- the LOC105194037 gene encoding uncharacterized protein LOC105194037 codes for MKKAAINTLMFFIFANEVLHIFAKVTVLRGPLMSESDNVKMICLSEDDGGALVWNYDVIMDNYTVFHDLNNFENHEIDCKMNTNENCLKSWMKDGWNITNSFETPMGPVFDRRWEQFKQYEIVNDTHVDFNLTTEVKLPFSVRSIKPLILICNGENRNNIDVCYFIEINIVSDSTKLASISLDKCVNDRSSEYFQCHDTFQEYHFKHEALLEEENQWQTFVLTWNYKIQEIKVYTTDETILTYTDMQWPSNNNYFMWIRSLNKMYLRFHIYDFLHTTIESAILTSPIFQVHDKVICVQLLVGLCVECDAHIVLRGFTNNKVLIIVIAKGSSKARIHGLPMWQSVTIKKNLSNTEYNAYNGIIIQLIPKLSNHSSNPLWAIADVRQCPPIGALRQGITIINKPWLKSPGYYSSETCQKLFYDEHAIVDPFFKGTPDINLDENCSQGKIGPKCSISCESDLNSNVECKGIEICYEDGCTCAPGFVGENCSTPCESNKYGPSCKNTCGSCLYKNNGECNKATGICNNGCDNTKKIYLPPLCQTSIDKPHAPTIVSTNETAIWAVISIPWKEEYEGISILYSFVIQGHYKYGQQQWKKLFQNMTQVTEYFVNMEPGVTYQVGFSLDFDGALLHSDWQLAETKCNLIKNIDVTSEENSIIIDWRINSKQLNSCPASWYYLVIRNANSNDVVISKSVPSFPHKLQSLPSYTLFNVIISHKSHKLFSQEVRTLEGVPYRVVQLRSTLLTSTQVTLTWKPPYQPNGKIVKYEIILKVVEYYGCKHLKLFTPDHHTITNSTAEQTITFSNLHPYASYSAQVITHNTRHFSTAAEIIFNTTQSEVPLEVFSQLKVQDWKLSWQPPEDCTTISGPMKARIKIRGISDAVKSFNIVQTTSFNFLNLDKLKQKLNGVERYMATVYVIRDYSKKENASAYQNYEFETPPTAPPKVTNLEVVEIDTRQTPALIYLRWQNPVPPLNGKLRIYGIHLCGKYEGFCSIIEVSLNETCDLWDDYLCKVVQKPPMHSLTIKVLAYNMNVSEPGLPDVVTDVMLRNTTPDAPENYTFTMNNNSVIDLKWLHPWKTGGHLESFRIRIEEISSNLRTRFSQSLKNETIEYPVTQYMRNYSKRLYLYPSTQYTIQIQAVTVANESSSTKFIKINTPSAIVFDNTLEVMEDDSNSTILINIPSVSNDTQDSMMHIFVKGPNTCEKYSEIPENLQTLVSVKTKEIAWQAAEVSTNELAGKRFRVGDNEIYGNSTNCPLKYGEFYEILIIVVEQNSTNLPIILAKLVYVGDISNLSIHYIAWPISVILLLVTGAVFYFYRRKRQKSNMSQIRNEIPLSQNNYEHETKPIIPNSNEAMAELQNLDP; via the exons atGAAAAAAGCAGCAATAAATACGTTAATGTTCTTCATCTTCGCGAATGAAgtgctacatattttcgcaaaAGTAACCGTATTGCGTGGGCCGTTAATGTCTGAGTCCGATAACGTAAAAATGATATGCCTCTCGGAGGATGATGGCGGCGCTCTTGTGTGGAACTATGATGTAATCATGGACAACTACACAG TTTTtcatgatttaaataatttcgaaAATCATGAAATAGATTGCAAAATGAACACAAATGAAAATTGTCTAAAGTCATGGATGAAGGACGGATGGAACATTACAAATTCTTTTGAAACACCTATGGGTCCAGTATTTGATAGACGATGGGAAC aatttaaacAGTACGAAATTGTTAATGATACACATGTGGATTTTAATCTTACTACGGAAGTAAAGCTTCCTTTTTCGGTTCGGTCCATAAAacctttaatattaatttgcaacGGTGAAAATAGGAATAACATCGATGTTTGCTATTTCATCGAAATAAACATTGTGAGCGATTCTACTAAATTAGCTTCCATATCCTTGGATAAGTGTGTGAATGATAGAAGTTCTGAATATTTTCAATGCCATGATACTTTTCAAGAATACCACTTCAAG cACGAAGCACTGCTCGAAGAAGAGAATCAATGGCAAACGTTTGTACTTACatggaattataaaatacaagaaataaaagtttatactaCTGATGAGACTATTTTGACATATACAGACATGCAGTGGCCatcaaacaataattatttcatgtGGATTAGAAGCCTTAATAAGATGTACTTGCGATTTCATATAT ATGACTTTTTGCATACGACTATCGAAAGTGCAATTTTAACGAGTCCAATTTTTCAAGTTCATGATAAAGTGATATGTGTACAACTATTAGTTGGCCTTTGCGTCGAATGCGATGCACATATAGTGTTGCGTGGTTTCACGAACAATAAAGTATTGATAATAGTAATCGCAAAAGGCTCATCAAAAGCAAGGATTCATGGCTTACCTATGTGGCAATCTGTCACtatcaagaaaaatttatcaaatacgGAATATAATGCTTATAATGGGATCATAATTCAATTGATTCCTAAACTCAGTAATCATAGCTCAAATCCGTTATGGGCAATAGCTGACGTTCGTCAATGTCCTCCAATTG GAGCTTTAAGGCAAggtattacaattattaataaaccttGGCTAAAATCACCGGGTTATTATTCGAGTGAGAcgtgtcaaaaattattttatgatgaaCACGCTATTGTAGATCCTTTCTTTAAAGGCACACCAGATATAAATCTag ACGAAAACTGTTCTCAAGGAAAAATTGGACCAAAATGTTCGATTTCCTGTGAATCTGATCTAAATAGTAACGTCGAGTGTAAAGGAATCGAAATTTGTTACGAAGACGGTTGCACATGTGCTCCGGGTTTCGTAGGAGAAAACTGTTCTACac CTTGTGAATCAAACAAATATGGACCTAGCTGCAAAAATACATGTGGCTCGTGCCTGTATAAAAATAACGGAGAGTGTAATAAAGCAACTGGAATTTGTAATAATGGTTGCgacaatactaaaaaaatatacttaccaCCTTTATGTCAAACGA GTATAGATAAACCCCACGCACCTACAATAGTTTCAACAAACGAGACGGCTATTTGGGCAGTTATTTCCATACCATGGAAAGAAGAATACGAAGGAATATCgattctttattcttttgtcattcag GGACACTACAAATACGGTCAACAACagtggaaaaaattatttcaaaatatgacACAAGTAACAGAATATTTTGTGAACATGGAGCCTGGTGTTACGTATCAGGTTGGTTTCAGCTTAGATTTTGATGGTGCACTACTACACAGTGATTGGCAATTAGCAGAGACTAAATGCAATT taattaaaaacattgatgTAACATCTGAAGAAAACAGCATAATAATAGATTGGCGTATTAATTCAAAG CAATTAAATTCATGTCCAGCAAGTTGGTATTATCTGGTAATTCGCAATGCAAATTCAAATGATGTAGTTATTTCTAAATCAGTACCATCTTTTCCACATAAATTACAAAGCCTGCCGTCATATACTCTTTTTAATGTGATCATATCTCATAAAAGTCACAAGCTATTTTCTCAGGAAGTTCGCACGCTTGAAGGAG ttcCATATAGAGTAGTACAGCTTCGAAGTACGTTACTAACTAGTACACAAGTCACCCTAACTTGGAAACCTCCATATCAACCAAAtggaaaaatagtaaaatatgaaataattttaaag GTTGTGGAGTATTATGGTTGTAaacatttaaagttatttacaCCAGATCATCACACCATTACAAATTCTACAGCAGAGCAAACAatcacattttcaaatttacatcCGTATGCATCTTATAGCGCGCAAGTTATAACTCATAATACACGTCATTTTAGCACAGCAGCGGAGATAATTTTTAACACAACACAATCTG AGGTACCATTAGAAGTATTTAGTCAGTTAAAAGTACAAGATTGGAAACTATCATGGCAACCACCGGAAGATTGCACAACAATTTCTGGACCAATGAAAGCCAGGATAAAGATACGCGGAATTAGTGATGCTGTTAAATCTTTCAACATCGTCCAAACAACTTCCttcaattttctcaatttagacaaattaaaacagaaattaaatGGTGTCGAGCGATATATGGCAACGGTATATGTAATAAGAGAttattcaaaaaaagaaaatgcctCCGCTtatcaaaattatgaatttgAAACTCCACCGACAG CTCCACCCAAAGTAACCAATTTAGAGGTAGTCGAAATTGATACTCGTCAAACTCCTGCCTTGATATATTTGAGATGGCAAAATCCAGTTCCACCACTCAACGGAAAATTGCGTATTTATGGTATTCATTTATGTGGCAAATATGAAGGATTTTGCTCAATTATCGAAGTTTCATTGAATGAAACTTGTGATTTATGGGATGATTACTTATGTAAAGTTGTTCAAAAACCACCTATGCACTCTTTAACAATTaag GTTTTGGCATATAACATGAACGTTAGTGAACCAGGATTGCCAGATGTCGTGACTGATGTTATGCTTCGTAATacaa CGCCGGACGCACCTGAGAATTATACTTTCACGATGAATAACAACAGTGTGATTGATCTAAAGTGGCTTCATCCCTGGAAGACAGGTGGTCATCTTGAATCATTTCGCATTCGGATAGAAGAAATCTCCTCAAATTTAAGAACACGCTTTTCCCAATCGCTTAAGAACGAAACAATAGAATATCCAGTGACACAATACATGCGTAACTATAGCAAACGATTGTATTTGTACCCATCAACGCAATACACGATTCAAATTCAAGCTGTAACAGTTGCGAACGAGTCTAGCAGCACAAAGTTCATAAAGATCAATACACCTTCAGCCATAGTTTTTGATAATACTCTAGAAGTCATGGAAGATGATTCGAATTCcacgatattaataaatataccatctgtTTCAAACGATACACAAGACAGTATGATGCACATCTTTGTAAAAGGTCCTAATACCTGCGAAAAATATTCGGAAATACCAGAGAATTTACAAACGCTAGTAAGTGTGAAGACGAAGGAAATCGCTTGGCAAGCCGCTGAAGTTTcg ACCAATGAATTAGCTGGTAAACGATTCAGGGTCGGCGACAATGAAATTTACGGCAATTCGACCAATTGCCCTTTAAAATATGGAGAGTTTTATGAAATACTAATTATAGTAGTCGAACAAAATTCAACTAACCTGCCGATCATTCTTGCAAAATTGGTTTACGTCGGTGATATTTCGAATCTATCGATACATTACATAGCATGGCCAATATCTGTAATATTACTCCTCGTAACAGGAgcagttttctatttttaccgaag GAAAAGACAGAAGTCGAATATGTCTCAAATACGGAACGAAATACCTTTATCTCAGAACAACTATGAACACGAAACGAAACCTATAATACCGAATTCGAATGAAGCAATGGCGGAACTTCAAAATTTGGACCCGTGA